A genomic region of Arachis hypogaea cultivar Tifrunner chromosome 5, arahy.Tifrunner.gnm2.J5K5, whole genome shotgun sequence contains the following coding sequences:
- the LOC112799962 gene encoding KH domain-containing protein HEN4-like, producing the protein MQDSTSASAAVEPDYNHHHHQYAQLKRNNRTKRPVFKVLQGQIAFRLVCHASTVGGLIGSSGSIVSQLRRDTGCKIHCEDSVSGTDDRVILVIGPVLPRKGVALSDGDVDLVDVSSAQEAVLRVFERICELEMEKGFNNPNRVVNGEVTCKLLAHTSQIGAVVGKGGKNISTIRNNSGAKIRVCPSPQCAAKDEELLLITGGILAVKKALISVSYCLQDCPPLNKVSQPVATSTVSSSDTLSLDPNADLFPHLNSWLLSMEGLSIYDSYDASKRTTKSNGASSHETKVTEREIVFRLLCSNNVAGSVIGKKGAIVRNLESKTGASIIFAAPLSEFAERIVTISAIENLESCYSPSQDAVFLVFARIIEDHIEKGFLSISSMEPVTVRLLITSSSVSCLSGNESQVISELKELTGADIQILYGESVPSATDNDVVLQITGAYRCVQNALYKVTCIIRDNFSPNEVPAESRMKSSWKPNKDPPRGNHFGHGRSFPSGRFLQKNVAVHAETISKTGEVHSDLSGRANLLATVTNTTVEIVVSEHVFGSVYGEDGGNLDRIKQISGADVQVYDPCAGKSGGRVVISGTPDQTFAAQSLLQAFIQTGQRGPE; encoded by the exons ATGCAAGACTCAACCTCCGCTTCTGCCGCCGTCGAACCCGactacaaccaccaccaccaccaatacGCGCAGCTGAAACGGAACAACCGGACCAAGCGGCCGGTCTTCAAGGTTCTCCAGGGGCAGATCGCATTCCGGCTGGTGTGCCACGCGTCAACCGTCGGCGGCCTGATCGGGAGCTCCGGTTCAATCGTGTCGCAGCTCCGACGAGACACCGGTTGCAAAATCCACTGCGAGGACTCAGTCTCCGGCACCGACGACCGGGTCATACTGGTGATTGGGCCGGTTTTACCCCGGAAAGGTGTCGCCTTGTCCGATGGGGACGTCGATTTGGTCGATGTTTCGAGCGCGCAAGAAGCTGTTCTTAGGGTTTTCGAGAGGATTTGTGAGCTCGAAATGGAGAAAGGGTTCAACAACCCCAATAGGGTTGTGAATGGAGAAGTTACGTGCAAGTTGCTGGCTCACACTTCTCAGATTGGTGCGGTCGTTGGAAAAGGAGGAAAGAACATAAGCACAATTAGGAACAATAGTGGTGCCAAGATTAGGGTTTGTCCCTCTCCACAGTGTGCTGCTAAAGATGAGGAGTTACTTCTg ATAACTGGTGGGATTTTGGCTGTAAAGAAAGCACTGATTTCTGTTTCTTACTGTCTTCAAGATTGTCCCCCATTGAACAAAGTTTCACAACCTGTGGCCACATCCACTGTTAGCTCTTCTGATACATTGTCTCTTGATCCGAATGCTGACCTTTTCCCTCATCTTAATTCATGGTTACTCTCCATGGAAGGTTTATCTATTTATGACTCTTATGATGCATCAAAACGGACAACAAAGTCTAATGGAGCTTCCAGCCATGAGACAAAAGTTACTGAACGTGAAATTGTGTTCAGACTGCTTTGCTCTAATAATGTAGCCGGGAGTGTGATTGGCAAAAAAGGGGCTATAGTCAGAAATCTAGAAAGCAAAACAGGTGCATCTATTATCTTTGCAGCTCCTTTAAGCGAGTTTGCTGAACGCATTGTCACCATTTCTGCTATAGAG AACCTTGAATCATGTTATTCTCCTTCCCAAGATGCTGTTTTTCTTGTCTttgctagaattattgaagatCACATTGAAAAGGGCTTTCTCTCCATCTCAAGTATGGAACCTGTAACTGTGAGGCTTTTAATTACATCAAGTTCAGTTAGTTGTTTGAGTGGCAATGAAAGTCAAGTAATTTCAGAGTTGAAAGAATTAACTGGTGCTGATATACAAATTTTGTATGGAGAATCAGTTCCTTCTGCTACAGATAATGATGTTGTATTGCAG ATTACTGGTGCGTACAGATGTGTACAAAATGCTCTATATAAAGTCACTTGTATAATCAGGGATAATTTTTCACCCAATGAGGTGCCTGCTGAATCAAGAATGAAATCCAGTTGGAAACCGAACAAGGATCCTCCAAGGGGTAATCATTTTGGCCACGGAAGATCTTTCCCTTCTGGGAGGTTTCTGCAAAAG AATGTTGCAGTGCATGCTGAAACAATCTCAAAAACTGGAGAGGTACATTCAGATTTAAGCGGGAG AGCAAACTTGCTTGCTACCGTGACAAACACAACCGTGGAGATTGTAGTTTCTGAGCATGTCTTTGGTTCTGTTTATGGCGAAGATGGTGGTAATTTGGATCGAATCAAACAG ATTTCAGGGGCAGATGTTCAAGTTTACGATCCTTGCGCTGGTAAAAGTGGTGGCAGGGTTGTAATATCTGGGACACCGGATCAAACCTTTGCGGCGCAGAGCTTActtcaggcattcattcaaacTGGGCAAAGAGGACCAGAATGA
- the LOC112799963 gene encoding pentatricopeptide repeat-containing protein At5g65570-like gives MNFYYSLIAQCAHTKSLTILRALHSHVIKSCASYLSFGGHKLIHGYIKCGSLDDARKLFDEMPNRHIVTWNSMISSHINHGRSREALDLFGNMLVEGALPDAYTFSAILKAFAEMGVLSHGQRAHGLAVVLGLEVLDGFVASAIVDMYSKFGRIRDAGLVFQRVLDKDVVLCTALIVGYSQHGFYSEALEVFEDMVDRGVKANEYTLASVLISCGNLGDLVNGQLIHSLLVKSGLESVVASQTSLLTMYSKCGMVEDSMKVFNHLAYASQVTWTSFIVGLVQNGREEVAVSVFREMMRCSMNPNPFTLSSILQACSSLAMLEVGEQVHAITLKTGVGGNKYVGAALINLYGKCGYIDKARSVFEVLMELDLVSINSMIYAYSQNGFGQEALQLFERIKKLGHEPNGMTFTSILLACKNAGLVEEGCQIFSSIRNNHNIELTKDHFAGMIDLLGRSKRVEEAAKLIEEVRNPDVVLWRTLLNACRIHGEVEMAEKIIKKIHELAPGDWGTHVLLTNLYASAGKWNQVVEMKSKIRDLKLKKSPAMSWVDVDREVHTFMAGDFSHPRAHEIFYTLHELVEKVKILGYNPDTRFVLQHLDDDEMKLSSLYYHSEKLAIAFALWKTGSRKTSIRIFKNLRVCGDCHSWIKFVSLLTGRDIIARDANRFHHFKGGICSCKDYW, from the coding sequence ATGAACTTTTATTATTCTCTGATTGCACAATGCGCGCACACAAAATCCTTAACAATCCTCAGAGCACTGCACAGCCACGTCATCAAATCCTGTGCCTCGTACTTATCTTTTGGTGGCCACAAGCTTATTCATGGCTACATTAAGTGCGGCAGCCTTGATGATGCACGCAAGCTGTTCGACGAAATGCCCAACAGACACATAGTGACTTGGAATTCCATGATCTCTTCTCATATCAATCATGGCAGGAGCAGAGAAGCCCTTGACCTCTTTGGTAACATGCTTGTTGAGGGTGCTCTGCCAGATGCTTACACTTTCTCTGCTATCTTGAAGGCCTTTGCAGAGATGGGTGTTTTGAGCCACGGCCAAAGGGCTCATGGATTGGCTGTGGTTTTGGGTTTGGAGGTCTTGGATGGGTTTGTTGCTAGTGCTATAGTCGATATGTATTCCAAGTTTGGTAGAATAAGGGATGCCGGTTTAGTCTTTCAGCGTGTTTTAGATAAAGATGTTGTCTTATGCACTGCATTGATTGTAGGCTATTCTCAACATGGTTTTTATAGTGAGGCCTTGGAGGTTTTTGAGGACATGGTTGACAGGGGAGTCAAGGCTAATGAATATACTCTTGCTAGTGTATTGATAAGTTGTGGTAATCTTGGGGATTTGGTTAATGGTCAGTTGATTCATAGTCTTCTTGTTAAATCTGGTCTGGAATCTGTTGTTGCTTCTCAGACTTCGCTCCTTACCATGTATTCGAAATGTGGCATGGTTGAGGATTCTATGAAGGTTTTTAACCATCTTGCTTATGCAAGTCAGGTAACTTGGACATCTTTTATAGTGGGTCTTGTGCAAAATGGGAGGGAGGAGGTTGCTGTCTCAGTTTTCAGGGAGATGATGCGCTGTTCGATGAATCCAAATCCTTTCACGTTATCTAGTATTCTTCAGGCATGTTCAAGCCTTGCAATGCTTGAAGTAGGGGAACAAGTTCATGCCATAACTCTGAAAACAGGAGTGGGAGGAAATAAGTATGTCGGTGCTGCACTGATTAATTTGTACGGAAAATGTGGATATATAGATAAGGCTAGGTCTGTTTTTGAGGTGTTGATGGAGTTAGATTTAGTATCTATCAACTCAATGATCTATGCTTATTCCCAAAATGGATTTGGCCAAGAAGCACTTCAGCTATTTGAAAGAATTAAAAAGTTGGGACATGAGCCTAATGGTATGACATTTACGAGCATTCTcttggcatgcaaaaatgcagGGTTAGTTGAAGAAGGCTGTCAAATATTTTCCTCCATTAGGAACAACCACAATATTGAGTTGACGAAAGACCATTTTGCTGGCATGATTGACTTGCTAGGACGATCTAAGAGAGTTGAAGAAGCTGCAAAGTTGATAGAGGAAGTGAGAAATCCAGATGTGGTACTGTGGAGGACACTGCTAAACGCTTGTAGGATTCACGGCGAGGTAGAGATGGCTGaaaagattattaaaaaaatccatGAGCTTGCTCCTGGGGATTGGGGAACTCATGTCCTCCTGACGAATCTTTATGCTTCAGCTGGAAAATGGAACCAGGTAGTTGAGATGAAAAGCAAAATAAGAGATCTGAAATTGAAGAAAAGTCCTGCTATGAGTTGGGTTGATGTAGATAGAGAGGTTCACACTTTTATGGCTGGAGATTTTTCTCACCCAAGAGCTCACGAGATTTTTTATACTTTGCATGAATTGGTAGAAAAGGTTAAAATTCTGGGTTATAATCCAGATACCAGATTTGTGTTGCAGCATTTGGACGATGATGAGATGAAGTTGAGTTCTTTATATTATCACAGTGAAAAATTAGCCATAGCCTTTGCTTTGTGGAAGACTGGTAGTAGGAAAACTAGTATAAGGATTTTTAAGAATCTTAGAGTTTGTGGGGACTGTCACAGTTGGATAAAATTCGTTTCTTTACTCACCGGGAGAGATATTATTGCTAGAGATGCCAACAGATTCCATCATTTTAAAGGAGGAATTTGTTCTTGCAAAGATTATTGGTGA
- the LOC112799964 gene encoding probable glycosyltransferase At5g03795 — MLMSFTVKQTQQLSSNHGLLSLRGALLTLAILTLLSFTFLSLKYSTPSPQISVAKLVNPEVKDRNDEEEGGEELSDIYHSPRVFKLNYAEMMEKFKVYIYPDGDPKTFYQTPRKLTGKYASEGYFFQNIRESRFRTLDPDQAHLFFIPISCHKMRGKGTSYDNMTIIVQNYVEGLIAKYPYWNRTLGADHFFVTCHDVGVRATEGLPFLIKNTIRAVCSPSYDVGFIPHKDVALPQVLQPFALPAGGNDIENRTNLGFWAGHRNSKIRVILARVWENDTELDISNNRISRATGHLVYQKRFYKTKFCICPGGSQVNSARIADSIHYGCIPVILSNYYDLPFNDIIDWRKFAVVLKESDVYQLKQILKNISHAEFVSLHNNLVKIQKHFQWNTPPISYDAFHMVMYDLWLRHFTIKY, encoded by the exons ATGCTGATGAGTTTCACCGTGAAGCAAACCCAGCAACTGTCCTCAAATCACGGCCTCCTCTCTCTCCGAGGTGCACTTCTCACCCTCGCCATTCTCACCCTTCTCTCCTTCACATTTCTCTCCCTCAAGTACTCCACCCCTTCCCCTCAG ATCTCTGTAGCGAAGCTAGTGAATCCTGAAGTGAAGGATCGCAACGatgaggaagaaggaggagaagagttGTCTGATATATACCACTCGCCGCGGGTTTTCAAGCTTAACTACGCGGAGATGATGGAGAAGTTCAAGGTTTATATATATCCTGATGGAGATCCcaagacattttatcaaacacctaggaAGCTCACTGGAAAATACGCCAGTGAGGGATATTTCTTCCAGAACATTCGGGAGAGCAGGTTCCGAACCCTCGATCCGGATCAGGCACACCTCTTCTTCATACCAATCTCCTGTCATAAGATGCGTGGCAAG GGCACATCTTATGATAATATGACAATAATTGTCCAAAATTACGTGGAGGGCTTAATAGCCAAATATCCTTATTGGAACAGAACCTTGGGTGCTGATCACTTCTTTGTCACTTGTCATGATGTTGGTGTAAGAGCAACAGAAGGGCTTCCATTTCTTATCAAAAATACCATTCGAGCAGTGTGCTCCCCTAGCTATGATGTTGGATTCATTCCACACAAAGATGTTGCTCTCCCTCAAGTACTACAGCCCTTTGCTCTTCCAGCTGGAGGGAATGATATAGAGAACAG GACTAATCTTGGATTTTGGGCTGGTCATCGTAACTCTAAGATTAGAGTCATTCTTGCACGTGTATGGGAAAATGACACTGAACTTGACATTTCTAACAATAGAATTAGTAGGGCTACTGGACATCTGGTATATCAAAAGAGATTTTACAAGACCAAGTTTTGTATATGCCCTGGTGGTTCACAGGTTAATAGTGCTCGAATAGCCGACTCTATCCATTATGGATGCATCCCTG TGATATTATCAAATTACTATGATCTCCCTTTTAATGACATTATTGACTGGAGAAAATTTGCTGTTGTACTCAAGGAGAGTGATGTATACCAACTAAAACAGATCCTCAAAAATATATCACATGCTGAGTTTGTATCACTTCATAATAATTTAGTCAAG ATTCAGAAACACTTCCAATGGAATACACCACCTATATCATATGATGCATTTCATATGGTAATGTACGACCTCTGGCTACGCCATTTCACGATCAAATACTGA